One genomic window of Pseudomonas chlororaphis subsp. piscium includes the following:
- a CDS encoding efflux RND transporter permease subunit, with product MLGLVKTALLKPYTFIVLAIFICIIGPLAALRTPTDVFPDIGIPVVAVVWQYTGLSPDAMAGRVIYTYERSLSTTVNDIEHIESQSLPGMGIVKIFFQPGVDIRTANAQVTAVSQTVLKQMPPGITPPLILNYSASTVPILQMAFSSPTLSEAKIRDLVQNNIRLPLSSVPGLAMPTPMGGKQRQITLDLDPQALAAKGLSAQDVGNALAAQNQIIPVGTAKLGGDEYTVLLNNSPTAIDELNDLPIKTVDGALITIGQVAHVRDGSPPQSNIVRVDGHRAVLMPALKNGNISTLSIVDGIRQMLPRIDETLPPALKTSLLGDASVFVKQSVGSVAREGIIAALLTSAMILLFLGSWRSTLIIAASIPLAVLAAIALLAASGQTLNVMTLGGLALAVGILVDDATVTIENINWHLEQGKAVKAAILDGAKQIVGPAFVSLLCICIVFVPMFLLQGIAGYLFRPMALAVIFAMASSFILSRTLVPTLAMYLLKPHVPEAGPGHHPEDEFINHHEGEQHAPPRHALVRGLLGFQQAFERRFSTVRDTYHGLLTLALAHRKRFLLGFLACVLASFALLPSLGQDFFPATDAGALALHVRLPLGTRIEESAAAFDRIEARIREVIPPEQLDSVIDNIGIPLSGIDMAYSSSGTIGPQDGDIQVTLKPGHAPTADYVKQLREALPESFPGSQFAFLPADISSQILNFGAPAPLDVKISGPNGAANRAYALALQRRLQHVPGIADLRIQQSTGYPSLAVKVDRLRANGLGITERDVTNSMVASLAGSSQVAPTFWLNPQNGVSYSIVAATPQYRLDSLPSLEALPVTGSNGQSQILGGLASISRVDSPAVVTHYNIQPTLDLYANVQGRDLGGVAQDIQKVLDDSQALRPKGATISLHGQIDALHEAFSGLSLGLLGAVVLIYLLIVVNFQSWLDPFVIITALPAALAGIVWMLFLSGTSLSVPALTGAILCMGVATANSILVVSFCRERLAEHGDALKAALEAGYTRFRPVCMTALAMIIGMLPLALSEEQNAPLGRAVIGGLILATTATLLFVPVVFSLVHGRHPTRAVAGESTHVA from the coding sequence ATGCTCGGGCTGGTCAAGACCGCTCTGCTCAAGCCCTACACGTTTATCGTGCTGGCGATTTTTATCTGCATCATCGGGCCGCTGGCGGCGCTGCGTACGCCCACCGATGTGTTCCCCGATATCGGCATTCCGGTGGTGGCGGTGGTCTGGCAGTACACCGGCCTGTCGCCGGACGCCATGGCCGGGCGGGTGATCTACACCTACGAGCGCTCCCTGAGCACCACGGTCAACGACATCGAGCACATCGAGTCGCAGTCGCTGCCGGGCATGGGCATCGTCAAGATCTTCTTCCAGCCGGGGGTGGATATCCGCACCGCCAACGCCCAGGTCACGGCGGTGTCGCAAACCGTGCTCAAGCAGATGCCGCCGGGCATCACCCCGCCGCTGATCCTCAACTACAGCGCCTCGACGGTGCCGATCCTGCAGATGGCCTTCTCCAGCCCGACCCTGTCGGAAGCAAAAATCCGCGACCTGGTGCAGAACAATATCCGCCTGCCCCTGAGCTCCGTGCCGGGGCTGGCGATGCCGACGCCCATGGGCGGCAAGCAGCGGCAGATCACCCTGGATCTGGACCCGCAGGCGCTGGCGGCCAAGGGCCTGTCGGCACAGGACGTGGGCAATGCCCTGGCGGCGCAGAACCAGATCATCCCGGTAGGCACCGCCAAGCTCGGCGGCGACGAATACACGGTGCTGCTGAATAACAGCCCGACCGCCATCGACGAGCTCAACGACCTGCCGATCAAGACCGTGGACGGCGCGCTGATCACCATCGGCCAGGTGGCCCATGTGCGCGACGGCTCGCCGCCGCAGAGCAATATCGTGCGGGTCGACGGCCATCGCGCGGTGCTGATGCCGGCGCTGAAGAACGGCAATATCTCCACCCTGTCGATCGTCGATGGCATCCGCCAGATGCTGCCGCGCATCGACGAAACCCTGCCGCCGGCGCTGAAGACTTCGCTGCTGGGCGACGCCTCGGTGTTCGTCAAACAGTCGGTGGGCAGCGTGGCCCGGGAAGGCATCATCGCCGCGCTGCTGACCAGCGCGATGATCCTGCTGTTCCTCGGCAGCTGGCGCTCCACACTAATCATCGCCGCCTCGATCCCCCTGGCGGTGCTCGCGGCCATCGCCCTGCTCGCCGCCAGCGGCCAGACCCTGAATGTCATGACCCTGGGTGGACTGGCGCTGGCGGTGGGGATTCTGGTGGACGACGCCACGGTGACCATCGAGAACATCAACTGGCACCTGGAACAGGGCAAGGCGGTGAAGGCCGCGATCCTCGATGGTGCGAAACAGATCGTCGGCCCGGCCTTCGTCTCGCTGTTGTGCATCTGCATCGTCTTCGTGCCGATGTTCCTGTTGCAGGGCATCGCCGGTTACCTGTTCCGACCCATGGCCCTGGCGGTGATCTTCGCCATGGCCAGCTCGTTCATCCTCTCGCGGACCCTGGTGCCGACCCTGGCCATGTACCTGCTCAAGCCCCATGTGCCGGAAGCAGGCCCGGGGCATCACCCGGAAGACGAATTCATCAACCACCACGAGGGCGAGCAGCACGCCCCGCCGCGGCATGCCCTGGTGCGTGGGCTGCTGGGGTTCCAGCAGGCTTTCGAGCGGCGCTTCTCCACTGTCCGCGACACCTACCACGGCCTGCTGACCCTGGCCCTGGCCCACCGCAAGCGCTTCCTGCTGGGTTTCCTCGCCTGCGTGCTGGCCTCCTTCGCCCTACTGCCGAGCCTCGGCCAGGACTTCTTCCCGGCCACCGACGCCGGCGCCCTGGCCCTGCATGTACGCCTGCCCCTGGGCACGCGGATCGAGGAAAGCGCGGCGGCCTTCGACCGCATCGAGGCGCGGATTCGCGAGGTGATTCCGCCGGAGCAGCTGGACAGCGTGATCGACAATATCGGCATCCCCCTGAGCGGCATCGACATGGCCTACAGCAGCAGCGGCACCATCGGCCCGCAGGACGGCGACATCCAGGTCACCCTCAAGCCCGGCCACGCGCCGACCGCCGACTACGTGAAGCAATTGCGCGAAGCCCTGCCGGAAAGTTTCCCCGGCAGCCAGTTCGCCTTCCTGCCGGCGGACATCAGCAGCCAGATCCTCAACTTCGGCGCGCCGGCGCCGCTGGACGTGAAAATCTCCGGCCCTAACGGCGCCGCCAACCGCGCCTATGCCCTGGCGCTGCAACGGCGCCTGCAACATGTGCCGGGCATCGCCGACCTGCGTATCCAGCAGTCCACCGGCTACCCCTCGCTGGCGGTCAAGGTCGACCGCTTGCGGGCCAACGGCCTGGGGATTACCGAGCGCGACGTGACCAACAGCATGGTGGCGTCGCTGGCCGGCAGCTCCCAGGTGGCGCCGACCTTCTGGCTCAACCCGCAGAACGGCGTGTCCTACTCGATCGTCGCCGCCACTCCGCAATACCGCCTGGACAGCCTGCCGTCCCTAGAGGCGCTGCCGGTGACCGGCAGCAACGGCCAATCGCAGATCCTCGGCGGCCTGGCCAGCATCTCGCGGGTGGACAGCCCGGCGGTGGTCACCCACTACAACATCCAGCCGACCCTGGACCTCTACGCCAACGTCCAGGGCCGCGACCTGGGCGGCGTGGCCCAGGATATCCAAAAAGTCCTCGACGACAGCCAGGCGCTGCGGCCCAAGGGCGCGACCATCAGCCTGCACGGGCAGATCGACGCCCTGCATGAAGCCTTCAGCGGCCTGAGCCTGGGCCTGCTGGGCGCGGTGGTGCTGATCTACCTGCTGATCGTGGTCAACTTCCAGTCCTGGCTCGATCCGTTCGTGATCATCACCGCGCTACCGGCGGCCCTGGCCGGGATCGTGTGGATGCTGTTCCTCAGCGGCACCTCGCTGTCGGTGCCGGCGCTGACCGGGGCCATCCTCTGCATGGGCGTGGCCACGGCCAACTCGATCCTGGTGGTGAGTTTCTGCCGCGAACGCCTGGCCGAACACGGCGATGCCCTGAAGGCCGCGCTGGAAGCCGGTTACACGCGCTTTCGCCCAGTGTGCATGACCGCCCTGGCGATGATTATCGGCATGCTGCCGCTGGCCCTGTCGGAGGAGCAGAACGCGCCCCTGGGCCGCGCCGTGATCGGCGGCCTGATCCTCGCCACCACTGCCACCCTGCTCTTCGTTCCCGTGGTGTTCAGCCTGGTCCACGGGCGTCACCCCACTCGCGCTGTCGCTGGAGAAAGTACCCATGTCGCCTGA